In Humulus lupulus chromosome 6, drHumLupu1.1, whole genome shotgun sequence, a single genomic region encodes these proteins:
- the LOC133783577 gene encoding subtilisin-like protease SBT5.4: protein MAPQCSSVVSSSLLSIFLIFILLQSPVEALKKPYIVYLGTHSHGVNPSSEDLERATNSHYSLLGSYLGSEEKAKDAIFYSYNRHINGFAAILDETEVAEIQKHPDVVSVFLSKGKKFHTTHSWEFLRLEKNGGAVSYQSIWNKARFGEDVIIANLDSGVWPESKSFHEFEGIGPIPSKWHGGCQPVIKDKVHCCNRKLIGAKYFSKGYMALLKTLNTSSLQTYIRKANFFTSRDFNGHGTHTLSTAGGSFVFGANVLGNGNGTAKGGSPKARVAAYKIGGWLQTEDAPAYTDADVMAGFDAAISDGVDIISASIGSDEPIEFFEDVISIGSFHAVMNNIVVVASAGNEGHDPKTVTNASPWTITVAASTVDREFSSYVSLGNKKHLEGASLSSRGLPSQKFYPLTYGEFCKPKSLNPKNVNGTILVCYVGDETSKLEKGHQAFLAGAVGMILVNHPLIGNETYPEAHVLPASHLNAIQGNLVIEYLKTTKAPMAYMTRPKTGVGVKPAPAMASFSSRGPNVIQPAVLKPDITAPGVYIIAAYSGAVGPTDEIFDKRRVQFNTISGTSMSCPHVSGIVGLLKTLHPDWSPAAIHSAIMTTARVRDNNNEPMLDWNMKKATPFEYGSGHIQPNRAMDPGLVYERTIDDYMNFLCAHGYNETMLKKFYKKPYKCPKSFTLGNFNYPSITVTDLSSQSTTIITRKVKNVGPPGTYKAYVRAPAGVSVYVKPTTLEFSKIGEEKKFEIILKPKIVGQPKDYVFGQLKWTDGKRYVRSPIVVKY, encoded by the exons ATGGCCCCACAATGTAGTAGTGTTGTTTCATCTTCTCTTCTCTCAAtatttcttattttcattttgcTTCAATCACCGGTGGAAGCCCTTAAAAAG CCTTATATTGTCTACTTGGGAACACATTCACATGGTGTGAACCCTTCCTCAGAAGATCTTGAAAGGGCCACAAATTCTCATTACAGCCTTCTTGGATCATACTTAGGAAG TGAGGAAAAAGCAAAAGATGCAATCTTTTACTCTTATAATAGACATATAAATGGATTTGCTGCAATTCTTGATGAGACAGAAGTTGCAGAGATTCAAA AGCATCCAGATGTGGTATCAGTTTTCTTGAGCAAAGGAAAGAAATTCCACACAACTCATTCATGGGAATTTCTTAGATTGGAAAAAAATGGTGGTGCTGTCTCTTATCAATCAATTTGGAACAAAGCTAGATTCGGTGAAGATGTAATTATTGCAAACTTGGATAGTG GTGTTTGGCCTGAATCTAAGAGCTTTCATGAGTTTGAAGGAATCGGACCTATTCCATCAAAATGGCATGGAGGTTGTCAACCAGTCATCAAGGATAAAGTCCACTGTTGTAATAG GAAGCTAATAGGAGCAAAGTACTTTAGCAAGGGCTATATGGCACTTCTAAAGACTCTCAACACTTCTTCTCTTCAAACTTATATACGCAAGGCAAACTTTTTCACCAGTCGAGACTTTAATGGGCATGGGACTCATACTCTTTCCACGGCTGGTGGTAGTTTCGTCTTTGGAGCAAATGTGCTCGGCAATGGGAATGGCACAGCCAAGGGTGGATCCCCCAAAGCCCGTGTCGCCGCTTACAAGATTGGTGGTTGGCTGCAAACTGAAGATGCACCTGCTTACACCGATGCTGATGTTATGGCTGGCTTTGATGCTGCAATAAGTGATGGTGTGGACATAATCTCGGCCTCTATTGGTAGTGATGAACCTATTGAGTTTTTCGAAGATGTGATTTCAATAGGGAGTTTTCATGCGGTTATGAATAACATTGTTGTGGTTGCCTCGGCTGGCAACGAAGGACATGATCCAAAGACTGTAACTAATGCATCACCATGGACCATAACCGTGGCAGCTAGCACAGTCGACCGTGAGTTCAGCAGTTATGTATCTCTTGGCAATAAAAAACACCTTGAG GGAGCAAGTCTTTCTTCACGCGGCTTGCCATCTCAAAAGTTTTATCCATTGACCTATGG GGAATTCTGCAAGCCTAAAAGCCTAAATCCAAAGAATGTAAATGGGACTATTTTGGTTTGTTATGTTGGGGATGAGACTTCAAAACTTGAAAAGGGCCACCAAGCATTTCTTGCAGGTGCTGTTGGAATGATTCTAGTTAATCATCCCTTAATTGGGAATGAAACATATCCTGAGGCTCATGTGCTCCCTGCATCTCATCTCAATGCTATTCAAGGAAATTTAGTGATTGAATACCTCAAAACTACCAA GGCTCCCATGGCTTACATGACTCGACCAAAAACTGGAGTTGGAGTTAAGCCAGCTCCAGCCATGGCTTCATTCTCATCGAGAGGACCTAATGTTATTCAGCCAGCTGTGCTTAAG CCGGATATCACAGCACCaggagtctatattattgctgcATATAGTGGAGCTGTTGGACCAACTGATGAAATATTTGATAAGCGTCGAGTCCAATTCAACACAATTTCAGGTACTTCAATGTCATGCCCTCATGTTTCTGGGATCGTTGGCCTTCTCAAAACTCTTCATCCAGATTGGAGTCCAGCTGCAATTCATTCAGCTATAATGACAACAG CAAGAGTTAGAGATAACAACAATGAACCGATGTTGGATTGGAACATGAAAAAAGCAACACCCTTTGAATATGGTTCAGGCCACATTCAACCAAACCGAGCTATGGATCCTGGACTTGTGTATGAAAGAACTATTGACGATTACATGAACTTTTTATGTGCCCATGGCTACAATGAAACAATGCTTAAGAAATTTTATAAGAAACCGTATAAATGTCCCAAATCATTCACTCTAGGAAATTTCAACTACCCTTCCATTACAGTTACAGATCTAAGTTCACAATCAACAACAATCATTACTAGAAAAGTTAAGAATGTTGGCCCACCAGGCACCTACAAAGCATATGTGAGAGCCCCAGCTGGAGTTTCTGTTTATGTTAAGCCCACAACATTAGAATTTAGCaaaattggtgaagaaaagaAATTCGAGATTATTTTGAAGCCAAAAATTGTTGGACAACCTAAAGATTATGTGTTTGGACAATTGAAATGGACAGACGGGAAGCGCTATGTTAGGAGTCCTATAGTAGTCAAGTACTAA
- the LOC133786260 gene encoding uncharacterized protein LOC133786260 — MASNRDDSLQSISVRLDGKNYSYWNYVMKKNLKGKKMWGYVSGTLVKPTNDKADYATLLENWEVDNSKIITWINNSVEHSIGTQLAKYETAKEVWDHLARLYTQSNFAKQYQLESDIRALEQKDMSIQEFYSVMTDLWDQLALTESAELRAFAPYIARREEQRLVQFLMALRDDFEGLRGSILHRSPLPSVDSVVSELLADEIRLKSQAGKGILPAPSPSVLVVPPRHFTHHENKPHTKVGVDECSFCKQKGHWKAQCPKLVNRAPQQQRHQLRPPQFGNQPPHYGSQPQFGNHSQPRPYRPPQFNAAATVPPSDSYDFGASSSNPVLAALS, encoded by the coding sequence ATGGCAAGTAATAGAGATGATTCCCTTCAATCCATTAGTGTGAGGTTAGATGGAAAGAATTATTCTTATTGGAACTATGTgatgaaaaaaaatttgaaagggaAAAAGATGTGGGGTTATGTTTCTGGAACTTTGGTTAAACCAACAAATGACAAAGCGGATTATGCAACTTTGCTAGAAAATTgggaagtggataattcaaaaattattacTTGGATAAACAACTCTGTAGAACACTCCATAGGTACCCAACTAGCCAAGTATGAAACAGCGAAGGAAGTTTGGGACCATCTTGCAAGGCTGTATACTCAGTCTAACTTTGCAAAGCAATATCAATTAGAATCAGATATTAGAGCTCTTGAACAGAAAGATATGAGTATTCAAGAGTTCTATTCAGTTATGACAGATCTATGGGATCAATTGGCCCTTACTGAATCTGCAGAATTACGAGCTTTTGCACCATATATTGCTCGTAGGGAGGAACAACGATTGGTTCAGTTTTTGATGGCACTTCGTGATGACTTTGAGGGACTCCGTGGCTCTATTTTGCATCGTTCTCCACTTCCTTCGGTTGATTCAGTAGTTAGTGAACTATTGGCAGATGAAATTCGTCTTAAGTCTCAAGCAGGAAAAGGCATCCTCCCAGCACCCAGTCCCTCTGTTTTGGTAGTTCCTCCTCGACACTTTACTCACCATGAGAATAAACCTCACACAAAGGTTGGAGTTGATGAATGCAGCTTTTGCAAACAAAAAGGTCACTGGAAGGCTCAGTGTCCTAAATTAGTAAATCGTGCACCTCAGCAACAAAGACATCAACTCAGACCTCCTCAATTCGGTAATCAACCGCCTCATTATGGTAGCCAACCACAGTTTGGCAACCACTCACAACCTCGACCATACCGTCCTCCGCAATTTAATGCCGCTGCTACTGTACCTCCATCTGACTCGTATGATTTTGGGGCCTCATCTTCCAATCCTGTTCTTGCTGCCCTCTCATAA
- the LOC133783579 gene encoding uncharacterized protein LOC133783579 — MDTHHKSGTGWVTETAKNTWEELRAYRDTQQTQAIDTESSTPVSSAPEDEDISLVQNVFGKRRGHQKGYGRILNIRDRTPFDFRPSQTRDEEFSEMRERLRQLEEHVRTHCITPGSQSAPPPPPDDPDVGAPTQ, encoded by the exons atggatactcaccataaatcaggcacagggtgggtgacagagacagcaaaaaatacttgg gaggaattgcgtgcataccgcgacacacagcagacacaggcaattgatactgagagttccacaccagtttcgagtgcgcctgaagatgaagacatatctttggtacaaaatgtcttcggaaaacgacggggccaccagaaaggatatggacgtatccttaacataagggaccgaactccatttgattttcgtccttcacaaactagagatgaagagttttctgagatgagagagcgtcttcgacagttagaggagcatgtccggactcattgtatcaccccgggatctcaatctgccccaccaccaccacccgatgatcctgatgttggagcaccgactcagtag